In Camarhynchus parvulus chromosome Z, STF_HiC, whole genome shotgun sequence, a genomic segment contains:
- the AQP3 gene encoding aquaporin-3, whose amino-acid sequence MGRQKDVLATIEEHLRIRNKLVRQALAECLGTLILVLFGCGSVAQIILSRGTHGGFLTVNLAFGFAVTLGILIAGQVSGGHLNPAVTFAMCLLAREPWIKLPIYALAQTLGAFLGAGIVFGLYYDAIWAFDNNRLSVIGQNATAGIFATYPSEHLNVVNGFFDQFIGTASLIVCVLAIVDPYNNPVPTGLEAFTVGFVVLVIGTSMGFNSGYAVNPARDFGPRLFTAIAGWGMEVFRVGKPSHWWWVPVVAPFLGAVAGVIVYQLTIGCHDEPSPPASEQETVKLANVKHKERV is encoded by the exons ATGGGGAGGCAAAAGGACGTTCTTGCTACCATTGAGGAGCACCTGAGGATCAGAAACAAATTAGTGCGGCAAGCACTGGCTGAGTGCTTGGGGACGCTGATCCTGGTG CTCTTTGGCTGTGGCTCTGTTGCACAGATCATTCTCAGCAGAGGGACTCATGGAGGTTTCCTGACTGTCAACCTGGCCTTTGGCTTCGCAGTAACGCTCGGCATTTTGATCGCAGGACAGGTCTCAG GTGGACACCTGAACCCGGCTGTCACCTTTGCCATGTGCTTACTGGCCCGGGAGCCCTGGATCAAGCTACCAATTTATGCCCTTGCACAAACCCTGGGGGCTTTCCTTGGAGCTGGCATAGTCTTTGGGCTGTACTATG ATGCTATCTGGGCTTTTGACAATAACCGGCTCAGTGTTATAGGACAGAATGCCACTGCTGGTATTTTTGCCACCTACCCATCTGAGCATCTGAATGTTGTGAATGGCTTCTTTGACCAG TTCATTGGCACTGCCTCCCTGATTGTTTGTGTCTTGGCGATTGTTGATCCCTACAACAACCCCGTCCCCACCGGGCTGGAAGCCTTCACAGTTGGTTTTGTCGTCCTTGTTATTGGAACCTCCATGGGCTTCAACTCTGGCTATGCTGTCAACCCTGCCAGGGACTTTGGTCCTCGTCTCTTCACAGCCATTGCTGGCTGGGGCATGGAAGTGTTCCG ggttGGTAAGCCATCCCACTGGTGGTGGGTTCCAGTTGTGGCTCCTTTCCTTGGGGCAGTTGCGGGAGTGATTGTCTATCAGCTGACGATCGGATGTCATGATGAGCCTTCTCCCCCTGCCTCCGAGCAGGAAACAGTCAAGCTGGCTAACGTGAAGCACAAGGAGAGGGTCTGA